The Lysobacter gummosus genome includes a region encoding these proteins:
- a CDS encoding class I SAM-dependent DNA methyltransferase — protein MSKQYDRDYFQRWYRDPALKDQAIGGAARLTRKVALTVATAEYHLERPIRSVLDIGCGEGPWRAPLLKLRPRLQYLGFDSSQYATARFGRSRNLHLARFGDFEFLRPCAPVDLLICSDVLHYLDTRELDRGLPGLAELCGGVAFLETFTREDGIEGDTDGFKRRPAKFYRERFAAQGFAALGSHLWLAPMLRGGTAALETAD, from the coding sequence ATGAGCAAACAATACGACCGCGACTACTTCCAACGCTGGTACCGCGACCCGGCCCTGAAGGATCAGGCCATCGGCGGCGCCGCGCGGCTGACGCGCAAGGTCGCGCTCACCGTCGCCACGGCCGAGTACCACCTGGAGCGGCCGATCCGCAGCGTGCTCGATATCGGCTGCGGCGAAGGCCCGTGGCGCGCGCCGCTGCTCAAGCTGCGTCCGCGCCTGCAGTATCTGGGATTCGACAGCAGCCAGTACGCCACTGCGCGCTTCGGTCGCAGCCGCAATCTGCATCTGGCCCGGTTCGGCGACTTCGAGTTCCTGCGGCCGTGCGCGCCGGTGGATCTGCTGATCTGCAGCGACGTGCTGCATTACCTGGACACGCGCGAACTCGATCGCGGCCTGCCCGGCCTGGCCGAGCTGTGCGGCGGGGTGGCGTTCCTGGAAACCTTCACCCGCGAAGACGGCATCGAGGGCGACACCGACGGCTTCAAACGCCGGCCGGCGAAGTTCTACCGCGAGCGCTTCGCCGCGCAGGGATTCGCCGCCCTGGGTTCGCATCTGTGGCTGGCCCCGATGCTGCGCGGCGGCACGGCGGCGCTGGAAACGGCGGATTGA
- a CDS encoding sensor domain-containing protein gives MNAIAGTSHYPISADPSGADAPSADPAAAHAGAAAGAGLPRSIPEYLQRLREALQGADPALIQDALYDAEEYLRSEMADNPGQSEAEIIAAVAGSYGAPDEVADIYRDTEVKVQTALRAPKPAPRKSALGRFFGVALEPRTYGALFYMLLSLATGTFYFTWVTTGVSLSLGLMVLIIGIPLLILFLGSVRVLSLVEGRLVEVMLGERMPRRPLYSDRSRPVLERIKEMFTDPRTWGTLLYMLLMMPLGTLYFSIAVTGLALSLSLIFLPFAQLFGLFDGLVRIDGISFLGVWEPWAMPVFALVGVLLLFVMLHVARLIGYAHAQLAKHLLVQWAQRD, from the coding sequence ATGAACGCCATAGCCGGCACGAGCCACTATCCGATCTCCGCCGACCCGTCCGGCGCCGACGCACCCAGCGCCGACCCCGCCGCCGCCCATGCGGGCGCCGCTGCCGGCGCCGGCCTGCCGCGCTCGATTCCCGAATACCTGCAGCGCCTGCGCGAAGCGCTGCAAGGCGCCGACCCGGCGCTGATCCAGGACGCGCTGTACGACGCGGAGGAATACCTGCGCTCGGAAATGGCCGACAACCCCGGCCAGAGCGAGGCCGAGATCATCGCCGCGGTCGCCGGCAGCTACGGCGCGCCCGACGAGGTGGCGGACATCTACCGCGACACCGAGGTCAAAGTGCAGACCGCGTTGCGCGCGCCGAAGCCGGCGCCGCGCAAATCGGCGCTCGGCCGCTTCTTCGGCGTGGCGCTGGAACCGCGTACCTACGGCGCGCTGTTCTACATGCTGCTGTCGCTGGCCACCGGCACGTTCTACTTCACCTGGGTCACCACCGGCGTGTCGCTGTCGCTCGGCCTGATGGTGCTGATCATCGGCATTCCGCTGCTGATCCTGTTCCTGGGCTCGGTGCGGGTGTTGTCGCTGGTGGAAGGGCGCCTGGTCGAAGTGATGCTGGGCGAGCGCATGCCGCGACGGCCGCTGTATTCCGATCGCAGCCGGCCGGTGCTGGAGCGGATCAAGGAGATGTTCACCGATCCGCGCACCTGGGGCACCTTGCTGTACATGCTGCTGATGATGCCGCTGGGTACGCTGTACTTCAGCATCGCGGTGACCGGTCTGGCGCTGTCGTTGTCGCTGATTTTCCTGCCGTTCGCGCAATTGTTCGGTTTGTTCGACGGCCTGGTCCGGATCGACGGCATTTCGTTCCTGGGCGTCTGGGAGCCCTGGGCGATGCCGGTTTTCGCTCTGGTCGGCGTGTTGCTGCTGTTCGTGATGCTGCATGTGGCGCGCCTGATCGGCTATGCGCATGCGCAGCTGGCCAAGCATCTGCTGGTGCAATGGGCGCAGCGCGACTGA
- a CDS encoding alkaline phosphatase — protein sequence MSKLRSASVLLVPALLTACAAAAPTTRADAPASAVVVDVPQIKHPQDETPAWWYRDGAAQAAQRGASTGKAKNVILFVGDGMSLTTVAAARILDGQLKGAPGEENRLSWERFPATALSKTYNTDSQTPDSAGTMSAMATGVKTRAGVLSIGQKGQRGDCAAALQAPMLTLWELAASSGLATGVVTTTRVTHATPGATFSHSADRNWENDMDLPDKAKAQGCIDIARQMIESPYGTGPDVLMGGGRGNFMTVEQRDPEYDDKVGQRLDGRDLIATWKQRHPGGEYVWNAKQFAAAPKDKPLFALFEPDHMQFDHDRPQDGAGEPSLAQMTVAAIERLKTIKGDNGFVLLVEGGRIDHAHHMGNAYRALTDTIALSQAVDAATKATSADDTLILVTADHSHTLSFVGYPTRGNPMLGKVRGTSGEDGDANDYARDALGKPYTTLNYSNGPGYTGASSQQPEGPHKFPHTASGMQEIEKGRPDLTNVDTQAPDYMQEALVPTSNETHGGDDVGIWARGPGSAAVRGSVEQNTIYHFMLQSMPTLRAALCAKGDCDANKVPVMLPKGEDFKKN from the coding sequence ATGTCCAAGCTGCGTTCCGCTTCCGTTCTCCTCGTTCCCGCGCTGCTCACCGCCTGCGCCGCGGCCGCGCCGACCACGCGCGCCGATGCGCCCGCCAGCGCTGTCGTCGTCGATGTCCCGCAGATCAAGCACCCGCAGGACGAAACCCCGGCATGGTGGTACCGCGACGGCGCCGCCCAGGCCGCGCAGCGCGGCGCCAGCACGGGCAAGGCCAAGAACGTGATCCTGTTCGTCGGCGACGGCATGAGCCTGACCACGGTCGCCGCCGCGCGCATTCTCGACGGCCAGCTCAAGGGCGCGCCCGGGGAAGAAAACCGTCTGAGCTGGGAGCGCTTCCCGGCGACCGCGCTGAGCAAGACCTACAACACCGATTCGCAGACGCCCGACTCGGCCGGCACCATGAGCGCGATGGCCACCGGCGTGAAGACCCGCGCCGGCGTGCTCAGCATCGGCCAGAAAGGCCAGCGCGGCGATTGCGCGGCCGCGCTGCAGGCGCCGATGCTGACCTTGTGGGAACTCGCCGCCAGCAGCGGCCTGGCCACCGGCGTGGTCACCACCACCCGCGTCACCCACGCCACCCCGGGCGCGACCTTCAGCCATTCGGCCGATCGCAATTGGGAAAACGACATGGACCTGCCCGACAAGGCCAAGGCCCAGGGCTGCATCGACATCGCCCGGCAAATGATCGAATCGCCCTATGGCACCGGCCCGGACGTGTTGATGGGCGGCGGCCGCGGCAACTTCATGACCGTGGAGCAGCGCGATCCGGAATACGACGACAAGGTCGGCCAGCGTCTGGACGGCCGCGACCTGATCGCGACCTGGAAGCAGCGCCATCCCGGCGGCGAGTACGTGTGGAACGCGAAGCAGTTCGCCGCCGCGCCGAAGGACAAGCCGCTGTTCGCGCTGTTCGAGCCCGACCACATGCAGTTCGACCACGACCGCCCGCAGGACGGCGCGGGCGAGCCGTCGCTGGCGCAGATGACGGTGGCGGCGATCGAGCGGCTGAAGACGATCAAGGGCGATAACGGCTTCGTGCTGCTGGTCGAAGGCGGCCGCATCGATCACGCCCATCACATGGGCAACGCCTACCGCGCGCTGACCGACACCATCGCGCTGAGTCAGGCGGTGGACGCGGCGACCAAGGCGACCTCGGCCGACGACACGTTGATTCTGGTCACCGCCGATCACTCGCACACGCTGAGCTTCGTCGGCTACCCGACCCGCGGCAACCCGATGCTGGGCAAGGTGCGCGGCACCAGCGGCGAAGACGGCGACGCCAACGACTACGCCCGCGACGCGCTGGGCAAGCCGTACACCACGCTCAATTACAGCAACGGCCCGGGCTACACCGGCGCCAGCTCGCAGCAGCCCGAAGGCCCGCACAAGTTCCCGCACACCGCCAGCGGCATGCAGGAAATCGAGAAGGGCCGTCCGGACTTGACCAACGTAGACACCCAGGCGCCGGACTACATGCAGGAAGCGCTGGTGCCGACCAGCAACGAAACCCACGGCGGCGACGACGTCGGCATCTGGGCGCGCGGCCCCGGCAGCGCCGCGGTGCGCGGCAGCGTCGAGCAGAACACCATCTATCACTTCATGTTGCAGTCGATGCCCACGCTGCGCGCGGCGCTGTGCGCCAAGGGCGATTGCGATGCGAACAAGGTGCCGGTGATGTTGCCTAAGGGTGAGGACTTCAAGAAGAACTGA
- a CDS encoding PadR family transcriptional regulator — protein MIELDSQLRKFQKELSAGTVSLALLAVLAAASEPMYGYQIAKRLEREGEGVLSGKQSALYPVLRNLGAAGLLDSYVEPSVTGPPRRYYRITETGLAVLREWTQAWRATRDSVDSVLQGLNS, from the coding sequence GTGATCGAACTCGACAGCCAGTTGCGCAAGTTCCAGAAGGAGCTCAGCGCCGGCACCGTATCGCTGGCGTTGCTGGCGGTGCTGGCCGCGGCCAGCGAGCCGATGTACGGCTACCAGATCGCCAAACGCCTGGAACGCGAGGGCGAGGGCGTGCTCAGCGGCAAGCAGAGCGCGCTGTATCCGGTGCTGCGCAATCTCGGCGCGGCCGGGCTGCTGGACAGCTATGTCGAGCCGTCGGTGACCGGGCCGCCGCGCCGCTACTACCGCATCACCGAGACCGGCCTGGCCGTGCTGCGCGAATGGACGCAGGCCTGGCGCGCCACCCGCGATTCCGTCGATTCCGTACTCCAGGGGCTGAACTCATGA
- a CDS encoding MFS transporter yields MNKALFALLLGAFALGSAEFGTVGLIPSLTHQLHRDSDELGWLVAIYAIGVTIGAPVLTRLLQRYDTRLTLAVSMAAAGALTVLASMSEHFGLLLAARLLLGANHGLFFSLAMPLAGRLSPRSTIEGMAQVISGLTIAIVLSIPIMGFVSDHYRWQLTFWLLGGAYLIAAAAMWRWIPAQAGARTPESQQVRFAEVISNPRVLSALMKIVLLFGGYFIAYTYLPKLIIDSLGYSQDTANFLLLLFGVGVVLGNHFGGIAAARYGVSRTIGFNYALIAALLVAIYFLIGLPSFAYAGILLLGLFAMSSTPSLGHYGIEVSRRLIPGSAEIASSLTVSGYNIGIALGSLIGGVVLRQVGLNQVLVVAAAVIGLGLVVNFLEHRADRRLDMAI; encoded by the coding sequence ATGAACAAAGCACTCTTCGCACTTCTGCTGGGCGCCTTCGCCCTCGGCTCGGCCGAATTCGGCACGGTCGGGCTGATTCCGTCGCTGACGCACCAGTTGCATCGCGACAGCGACGAACTGGGCTGGCTGGTGGCGATCTACGCCATCGGCGTCACCATCGGCGCGCCGGTGCTGACGCGGCTGCTGCAGCGCTACGACACCCGCCTCACCCTGGCGGTGTCGATGGCCGCGGCCGGCGCGCTGACGGTGCTGGCGTCGATGAGCGAACACTTCGGCCTGCTGCTGGCCGCGCGCCTGCTGCTGGGCGCCAACCACGGCCTGTTCTTCTCGCTGGCGATGCCGCTGGCCGGCCGGCTCAGCCCGCGCTCGACCATCGAAGGCATGGCGCAGGTGATCTCCGGTTTGACCATCGCCATCGTGCTGAGCATTCCGATCATGGGTTTCGTCAGCGATCACTACCGCTGGCAGCTCACCTTTTGGCTGCTCGGCGGCGCGTACCTGATCGCGGCGGCGGCGATGTGGCGCTGGATTCCCGCGCAGGCCGGCGCGCGCACGCCTGAATCGCAGCAGGTGCGCTTCGCCGAAGTGATCTCGAACCCGCGCGTGCTGTCGGCGCTGATGAAGATCGTGCTGCTGTTCGGCGGCTATTTCATCGCCTACACCTACCTGCCCAAGCTGATCATCGATTCACTGGGCTACAGCCAGGACACGGCGAATTTCCTGCTGCTGTTGTTCGGCGTCGGCGTGGTGCTGGGCAATCATTTCGGCGGCATCGCCGCGGCCAGGTACGGCGTGTCGCGCACCATCGGTTTCAACTACGCGCTGATCGCGGCGCTGCTGGTGGCGATCTATTTCCTGATCGGCCTGCCCTCGTTCGCTTACGCCGGCATCTTGCTGCTGGGGCTGTTCGCGATGAGTTCGACGCCGTCGCTGGGGCATTACGGCATCGAGGTGTCGCGCCGCCTGATTCCCGGCTCGGCCGAGATCGCTTCCAGCCTGACCGTGTCGGGCTACAACATCGGCATCGCCCTGGGTTCGCTGATCGGCGGCGTGGTGCTGCGCCAGGTCGGGCTCAATCAGGTGCTGGTAGTGGCCGCGGCGGTGATCGGGCTGGGACTGGTGGTGAATTTTCTGGAGCATCGGGCGGATCGGCGTTTGGACATGGCTATTTAG
- a CDS encoding ArsR/SmtB family transcription factor, whose translation MRPLHHPATDDIELTTVLYALADPVRLGLVRGLSKDQPVSCIGACIDEELPRATLSRHFDVLRSAGLVHTVKSGTQNLNTLRCDDLERRFPGLLSAILHCAGSVPAAKYPGKTPAAPAKSAVKAAAKPAARARRGEPASARAGKTRA comes from the coding sequence ATGAGACCTCTGCATCATCCCGCCACCGACGACATCGAACTGACCACCGTGCTGTACGCGCTTGCCGATCCGGTGCGGTTGGGCCTGGTGCGCGGGCTCAGCAAGGATCAGCCGGTGTCGTGCATCGGCGCCTGCATCGACGAGGAATTGCCGCGCGCGACGCTGTCGCGGCATTTCGATGTGCTGCGTTCGGCCGGCCTGGTTCATACCGTCAAATCCGGAACGCAAAATCTCAATACCCTGCGCTGCGACGATCTGGAGCGCCGTTTCCCGGGCCTGCTGAGCGCGATCCTGCACTGCGCCGGCAGCGTGCCGGCGGCGAAATATCCGGGCAAGACGCCGGCGGCGCCGGCAAAAAGCGCGGTTAAAGCGGCGGCCAAGCCCGCAGCGCGCGCCCGCCGCGGCGAGCCGGCGTCCGCGCGCGCCGGCAAGACCCGCGCATGA
- a CDS encoding NUDIX hydrolase has protein sequence MPYTPIVATLGYVISPDGRQVLMVHRNARPDDHQLGKYNGLGGKLEADEDVVAGMRREIFEEAGIDCTAMQLRGTISWPGFGKHGEDWLGFVFTITAFQGAPFASNPEGTLEWVDIERLHELPMWEGDREFLPLVFDADPRPFHGVMPYRDGRMVSWKFSRI, from the coding sequence ATGCCGTACACGCCTATCGTGGCCACCCTGGGCTACGTGATTTCGCCCGATGGCCGCCAAGTGCTGATGGTCCATCGCAACGCCCGCCCCGACGATCACCAGTTGGGCAAGTACAACGGCCTGGGCGGCAAGCTCGAGGCCGACGAAGACGTGGTCGCGGGCATGCGCCGCGAGATCTTCGAGGAAGCCGGCATCGACTGCACCGCCATGCAGTTGCGCGGCACCATCAGCTGGCCGGGCTTCGGCAAGCATGGCGAGGACTGGCTGGGCTTCGTGTTCACCATCACCGCCTTCCAGGGCGCGCCGTTCGCGAGCAATCCCGAAGGCACGCTGGAGTGGGTGGACATCGAGCGCCTGCACGAGCTGCCGATGTGGGAAGGCGACCGCGAATTCCTGCCGCTGGTGTTCGACGCCGACCCGCGGCCGTTCCATGGAGTGATGCCGTATCGCGACGGGCGGATGGTGTCCTGGAAGTTTTCGCGGATTTGA
- a CDS encoding dicarboxylate/amino acid:cation symporter, with the protein MSALFSAWFRIPFWQRVVGGFVLGALAGWAFGHSAETWFGPLGDLYVTLIKMIAVPLVFFAVINAVASLHGQKSIAALGGRTFLWFALTAVLAVGVGLAVGTILQPGTGVIGLAMDSSYKPRDVPSVTKVLLDVVPSNPFYALTGIGTTKNAAGETVLAAGKGSILPVIFFAALLGFAMVKLGEKVAGVRKLVGEASELMIQVTRFVLEFTPIGTFGLIAALVGAYGFEKLLPLGNFVLALYLACGIHIVVVYSGLLLAHGLNPLKFFRGAAPGMQVAFVSSSSFAAMPVAMRSITHNLGVNKDYAAFASPLGASIKMDGCGAIYPALCAVFIAQYTGTPLTADQYLIVLIASVLGSFGTAGVPGTAVIMATVVLSAAGLPLETIGYLYAIDRILDMMRTMTNVTGQMLVPVLVAKETGLLDRAVYEAAPTNVGIEQENA; encoded by the coding sequence ATGAGTGCTCTGTTCTCGGCCTGGTTCCGCATTCCGTTCTGGCAGCGCGTGGTCGGCGGCTTCGTGCTCGGCGCGCTGGCCGGCTGGGCCTTCGGCCATTCGGCCGAGACCTGGTTCGGGCCGCTGGGCGATCTGTACGTCACCCTGATCAAGATGATCGCGGTGCCGCTGGTGTTCTTCGCGGTGATCAACGCGGTGGCCTCGCTGCATGGACAGAAGTCGATTGCCGCGCTCGGCGGCCGCACCTTCCTGTGGTTCGCGCTGACCGCGGTGCTGGCGGTCGGCGTGGGCCTTGCGGTCGGCACGATCCTGCAACCGGGCACCGGCGTCATCGGCCTGGCGATGGATTCGTCCTACAAGCCGCGCGACGTGCCCAGCGTGACCAAGGTGCTGCTCGACGTGGTGCCGAGCAATCCGTTCTACGCCTTGACCGGCATCGGCACGACCAAGAACGCGGCCGGCGAAACCGTGCTCGCCGCCGGCAAGGGCTCGATCCTGCCGGTGATTTTCTTCGCCGCGCTGCTCGGCTTCGCCATGGTCAAGCTCGGCGAGAAAGTCGCCGGCGTGCGCAAGCTGGTCGGCGAAGCCAGCGAGCTGATGATCCAGGTCACCCGCTTCGTCCTGGAATTCACTCCGATCGGCACCTTCGGCCTGATCGCCGCGCTGGTGGGCGCGTACGGTTTCGAAAAGCTGCTGCCGCTGGGCAATTTCGTCCTGGCGCTGTATCTGGCCTGCGGCATTCATATCGTCGTGGTCTACAGCGGCCTGCTGCTCGCGCACGGCCTGAACCCGCTGAAGTTCTTCCGCGGCGCCGCGCCGGGCATGCAGGTGGCGTTCGTGAGTTCCTCCAGCTTCGCCGCGATGCCGGTGGCGATGCGTTCGATCACGCACAACCTCGGCGTCAACAAGGATTACGCCGCGTTCGCTTCGCCCCTGGGCGCGAGCATCAAGATGGACGGCTGCGGCGCGATCTATCCGGCGCTGTGCGCGGTGTTCATCGCGCAGTACACCGGCACGCCGTTGACCGCGGACCAGTACCTGATCGTGCTGATCGCCTCGGTGCTGGGCAGCTTCGGCACCGCCGGCGTTCCCGGCACGGCGGTGATCATGGCCACCGTGGTGCTCAGCGCCGCCGGCCTGCCGCTGGAAACCATCGGCTATCTGTACGCCATCGACCGCATCCTCGACATGATGCGCACCATGACCAACGTGACCGGACAGATGCTGGTGCCGGTGCTGGTGGCGAAGGAAACCGGCCTGCTCGACCGCGCGGTGTACGAGGCCGCGCCGACCAACGTCGGGATCGAGCAGGAAAACGCCTGA
- a CDS encoding CopD family protein yields MNAYVWTKTFHIVFVIAWMAAVFYLPRILVNIAEAGDEPAVRARLVLMGRKLYRFGHMMFGIAAILGLTLWLVFHMSGGWLHAKLALVAALLVYYIFTGRWLKGVDKGQALPSSRTLRLFNELPLVALIAIVWLVLAKPF; encoded by the coding sequence ATGAATGCCTATGTCTGGACCAAGACCTTCCATATCGTATTCGTGATCGCCTGGATGGCCGCGGTGTTCTACCTGCCGCGGATCCTGGTCAACATCGCCGAAGCCGGCGACGAACCGGCGGTGCGCGCGCGGCTGGTGTTGATGGGGCGCAAGCTGTATCGCTTCGGCCACATGATGTTCGGAATCGCGGCGATCCTGGGGCTGACCTTGTGGCTGGTGTTCCATATGAGCGGCGGTTGGCTGCACGCCAAGCTGGCTCTGGTCGCGGCGCTGCTGGTGTACTACATCTTCACCGGGCGCTGGCTCAAGGGCGTGGACAAGGGACAGGCGCTGCCTTCGTCGCGCACGTTGCGCCTGTTCAATGAGCTGCCGCTGGTGGCGTTGATCGCGATTGTCTGGCTGGTGTTGGCTAAGCCGTTCTGA
- a CDS encoding peptidylprolyl isomerase, with protein sequence MLSMHRAALLALALSAAVAAPVFAQTAEPAKGRTMQQILDASQPSDWRTLDPKNTIYLELARGRVVIELAPQFAPAHVANIRALAHNGYWNGLSINRSQDNYVVQWGDANGEDPAKRKPFGKGVKAKLPAEFSRKSAGLAMTVLPDPDGWAAQAGFAAGFPAARDSEQGNSWLAHCYGTVGAGRDLAADSSNGTELYVVIGQSPRHLDLNITTVGRVIKGMELLSTLPRGTGNLGFYETAAERTPIQAIRLAADVPKAERANLEVLRTDTPLFAALVESRRNRQDDFYKRPAGHINICNVPLPVRDQVAESKAAKKK encoded by the coding sequence ATGCTTTCGATGCATCGAGCCGCGTTGCTCGCCCTCGCCCTGAGTGCCGCGGTCGCCGCGCCGGTCTTCGCGCAGACCGCCGAGCCGGCCAAGGGCCGGACCATGCAGCAGATTCTCGACGCCAGCCAGCCGTCGGACTGGCGCACGCTGGACCCGAAGAACACGATTTATCTCGAACTGGCGCGCGGCCGGGTGGTGATCGAACTGGCGCCGCAGTTCGCGCCGGCGCACGTCGCCAACATCCGCGCCCTGGCCCACAACGGCTATTGGAACGGCCTGAGCATCAACCGTTCGCAGGACAACTACGTGGTGCAGTGGGGCGATGCCAACGGCGAAGACCCGGCCAAGCGCAAACCCTTCGGCAAAGGCGTGAAGGCGAAACTGCCGGCCGAGTTCTCGCGCAAGAGCGCGGGGCTGGCGATGACGGTGTTGCCCGACCCCGACGGCTGGGCGGCGCAGGCCGGTTTCGCCGCCGGCTTCCCGGCCGCGCGCGATTCCGAGCAAGGCAACAGCTGGCTGGCGCACTGCTACGGCACCGTCGGCGCCGGCCGCGATCTGGCCGCCGATTCCAGCAACGGCACCGAGCTGTACGTGGTGATCGGGCAATCGCCGCGTCACCTGGACCTCAACATCACCACTGTCGGCCGCGTGATCAAGGGCATGGAGCTGCTGTCGACGCTGCCGCGCGGCACCGGCAACCTGGGCTTCTACGAAACCGCCGCCGAGCGCACGCCGATCCAGGCCATCCGCCTGGCCGCGGACGTGCCCAAGGCCGAGCGCGCCAATCTGGAAGTGCTGCGCACCGACACGCCGCTGTTCGCGGCGCTGGTGGAGTCCCGGCGCAATCGCCAGGACGATTTCTACAAGCGCCCGGCCGGGCACATCAACATCTGCAACGTGCCGCTGCCGGTGCGCGATCAGGTGGCTGAAAGCAAGGCGGCCAAGAAGAAGTGA
- a CDS encoding polyhydroxyalkanoate depolymerase, producing MLYQMHELGRAWMAPMTYWADAGAKMFAAPGSWLSTLPAAPRLAAGYELLYRIGKDYEKPEFGIHSVQIDGNAYPVIEREMQRKPFCRLLRFKRYADDADNIAELKDDPPVLVVAPLSGHHSTLLRDTVKTLLRDHKVYITDWIDARMVPTEEGAFTLDDYVGYIQDFIRLIGADSLHVISVCQPTVPVLAAVSLMAARGEATPRSLVMMGGPIDTRESPTKVNDLAVHKPLWWFESNLIHHVPANFPGRGRRVYPGFLQHSGFMAMNPERHFQSHWDFYQDLLKGDLEDADSHRRFYDEYNAVLDMPAEYYLDTIKVVFQQHLLPRGLWDVAGERVDPGAIKNTALLTIEGELDDISGQGQTRAAHTLCTGVSKERREHLTVEGAGHYGIFSGRRWREQVYPQVRNFIAKNAAK from the coding sequence CTGCTTTACCAAATGCACGAACTCGGCCGCGCCTGGATGGCCCCGATGACCTACTGGGCCGACGCCGGCGCGAAGATGTTCGCCGCGCCCGGCAGCTGGCTGTCCACCCTGCCCGCCGCGCCGCGTCTGGCCGCCGGCTACGAACTGCTCTACCGCATCGGCAAGGATTACGAGAAGCCCGAATTCGGCATCCACTCGGTGCAGATCGACGGCAACGCCTATCCGGTGATCGAACGCGAGATGCAGCGCAAGCCGTTCTGCCGGCTGCTGCGCTTCAAGCGCTACGCCGACGACGCGGACAACATCGCCGAACTCAAGGACGATCCGCCGGTGCTGGTGGTCGCGCCGCTGTCGGGCCACCACAGCACCTTGCTGCGCGATACGGTCAAGACGCTGCTGCGCGATCACAAGGTCTATATCACCGACTGGATCGACGCGCGCATGGTGCCCACCGAAGAGGGCGCCTTCACCCTCGACGACTATGTCGGCTACATCCAGGACTTCATCCGCCTGATCGGCGCCGACAGCCTGCACGTGATCAGCGTCTGCCAGCCGACCGTGCCGGTGCTGGCGGCGGTGTCGCTGATGGCCGCGCGCGGCGAAGCCACGCCGCGTTCGCTGGTGATGATGGGCGGGCCGATCGACACCCGCGAAAGCCCGACCAAGGTCAACGACCTGGCCGTGCACAAGCCGCTGTGGTGGTTCGAAAGCAATCTCATCCACCACGTCCCGGCCAACTTCCCCGGCCGCGGCCGCCGCGTCTATCCCGGCTTCCTGCAGCACAGCGGATTCATGGCGATGAATCCGGAGCGGCATTTCCAGTCGCACTGGGATTTCTACCAGGACCTGCTCAAGGGCGATCTGGAAGACGCCGACTCGCACCGCCGTTTCTACGACGAATACAACGCCGTGCTGGACATGCCGGCCGAGTACTACCTGGATACGATCAAGGTCGTGTTCCAGCAGCACCTGCTGCCGCGCGGCCTGTGGGACGTGGCCGGCGAGCGGGTCGATCCGGGCGCGATCAAGAACACCGCGCTGCTGACCATCGAAGGCGAGCTCGACGACATCTCCGGCCAGGGCCAGACCCGTGCCGCGCACACGCTGTGCACCGGCGTGTCGAAGGAACGCCGCGAGCACCTCACCGTCGAAGGCGCCGGCCACTACGGCATCTTCAGCGGCCGCCGCTGGCGCGAGCAGGTGTATCCGCAGGTGCGCAACTTCATCGCCAAGAACGCGGCGAAGTAA